A segment of the Capricornis sumatraensis isolate serow.1 chromosome 8, serow.2, whole genome shotgun sequence genome:
CCATCCCCATCCCCAGCCAGGCCCTCTCCTCGGGGTGAATGAGTCCCATCTCGACCACACGGAGACCTTGAACCAACCTGATATCTGATCCGTGGTGAAAGCGCCTTAGAACCCCGTCCAGGCCCAGAAGCCACATGAAAGGCCAACTCTGTCCCACTGATCGCTGCCTGGCTGGCAGAGGCCTGGGAGACGGAGCCCTCCCTcgacctcctccccttcccctctctctggATGACCAGGGCTGCGGGGTCCCCATTTGGCCCAATAACAGAACTGGAGGTAAGAGGCGAGGACGGCTTTTGTTTCCATCGCTCCTGGAAGGCCCTGAGTGGCGGGGGAGGCCTGGCAGGGAGGTTTCTGGAGTCAACACTCCCACACTCACCCCTGGATGCTGGCTCTGTTGGCAGAAGAGAGCAGTCAGAGCCATGTCCTGGAGGGCCACGTGGGAACAGAGTGTCTCTCTGCCCCTTTCGGCCAGGGCGggtctccccaccctccctcagGAGGAAGGAGTCACTCAGGGTCCCTTCAGGCTGGGTGCCCGGTGCCCGGGCGGGTCGGCCTGGGGGCACACCAGGGTCTGGGTTTGCTGGGGCTCAGGAAGGCCTCTGAGGGAGAGGGCGGAGGGAGGCTGAGGAGACATTTGGAGACAGAAGTTCAGCCAGGCCTGGTGGCTCCCTTCCTGGCCATTCCCAGGAGGAGACATGAAGGCACGGGGTTAAGCCCAGGTGTTTGTATTGAGGCTGCTTCACGTGGTCCCTCCCCAGGCCTGGACCGCAGCCTAAGGAGCCACACAGTTCAGTGGCCGCCATGACAGTGGCCGCGCCGCTCACGGGGGCTGTGCGCGGTGGCTCCCTATCAGCCTCCTCCAACGGTCATGCACAGGGTAATGACCTGTCCGCCCCCGGTGCCACTTCTGGCTGAAGACAAAGCACAGGAAGACGGATGTCACAAACACGAGCAGCAGCACTATCACGACCGCGATGATGATCACCATCTGGGTGTTGGGCTCGGGCTCTGGGGAGGGAAGGGCTAGAGGTCACAGAAGTCCTCTGGTCCCAGGCGCCAGGCTCATCGAGGGCAGCTGTCTACCCGTCACCCAGCCACCCACCCCTGGGCAGCCTGCTGTCACTCTGCATTGCAGGGATGAGTGGCAAATGGTGTTATCACTGGAGGGAAGGAGGACCGGGGTCCGGGCCACCAGCCGGCCTCTGTGAGACCATGAGGGCAGATGGACTCAGATGGTGCCCTTGCCATGCGCTGCCAGACCTCATGGTCTGCTCTGTGGCGAGGTCCAGGCCAAGCCCCTCGCTGGGCAGAGATGAGGGAGCTTTGGCCAAACTCTCTGAAGACAAAGAGGATCTTGACCATCTAGGGTCACAGAAGCGGGACTCCAGGGGACCTTCGGGGTCAGTCCGGTCAAATTTATCATTGGAGAAGGGGTCAAGGCAAGAGAGACGAGCTTGACTTGGTTAAGGTCACCCAGCTCACTCATGACCAAGCAACTAGTCAGGGTCCAAGCTAGGAACTCGCCAGGAGCTCCAGGGAACCCCAGGGATCAAGTGTCATTTTCCCGAGTGCCTCCTCTAGGCTGGCAGAGAGTGGGGCAAAGGCATTTTCTTCCCCTGACGGGCTGAAAATGAATGTCCCCCGACCTGATCTGTGGGCTCCCCCTTACCTTTGACTTCAAGCCTCTGGGGCTCTGAGACTCTGTGGACGAGGCCACCACCGTGAGAGCGCAGGTCCATCTGGGCCTCACATGAGAAGTTATGGTGGCCGTCTTCCCTGTGAGCTGTGGTGTTATGGCTGACCACGGCATCTTGGGGGGAAGGTGCTGTCCCCACAAAGGTGTGATTGTACAAGATCTCAGTACCACGGAGCAGGGTGACAGTGAGGCCTTCGAGGGGCGCCACGGCGGGGACCCTGCACTCGATGGTGAACAGTGTCCCTGCGGCCACTGAGGTGGGCCACAGCGTCAGGAGCACTTGCTTTGGAGGGTCTGCAGGAAAGCGGGAGGGAGGTCTGCTCAGGATGGGGATGCTGCTCCGGCAGGCCCCACCCGGCCCAGACCATCCCCTGTGACCACAGTGTCCTCAGGAAGTGggctggggcaggaaggaggaagcagTTCAGGGTGAAGGATGTCTGGGTGGTAGTTTCAGGGACCTGATGACTTCTGGAAAGGACAGGAATGGAGGTGCCCTGGTTTctacaaagaaaattttcagaatcagttcagtcaaCTAGAAAGATAAAAGTTTTGGCTgtgtctctctcctctccataAATTCAatggaaatttcaaaaattaaacagTTGGATAGTTTTGTTGAGAGAGACTTAGAAGGGAGTGCTCACTGGAAATGGGCCATGAATTGTGAGGGTCTTCAGGGGCGGGGGCCAGAGTCAGACCTGCCTTGGTTTTCAGGATCAGGTTTAAAACTATCTGTATCCCTTAGTTATTAAACGCCATGGTTCCctgagtttcctttaaaaaaaaaaaaaaaaaagattgatttctttggttgtgccaggtcctAGTTGtgctatgtgggatctagttccctaaccagggatcaaaccagggtcccctgcattgggaatgctgagtctcagccactggaccaccaggacatCTGTCTGGGTTCATATTTGAACTAGAATACCTAGCCCCCACTACCCCAGGATAATATGGTAGATTTCGGACATCTTTGTACTCATTTGACCCACTGATGACAGTTCTGAGTGATACCCTGGGTGCTGAGCTTCTGGGAGATCCCTGGTCTCTCCATGGTCTCTGTGGCCagtgggcaggtgtgtgtgtgtgtgatggtcaCACATTGCAAAGGGCCCTCAGGGGGATATAAAACCTCGACCTTCTCTCCAGGATGTGAATGGGTTAGTGGTGGTTGTGCCAGCCCTCCTGATGGGGTCCCTGTTGCTTGTCACGGGATGCAGGGTGTTCTGGTGATGGGGGTGCTCCCCAGCTGGGAGGGGACTGTGGAAATGACTTTTAGATTTGTCTAAAGCTTGCTTGGATTGTCTGCCTCTGAGCAAATCTCAAAATCCTGGTTGCTGGCAGGGTTCGAGGAGGCCAGGGGAGGGTGTGAGCAGATTCTGAGCCTTGGCCTGGATCCAGGAGCCCAGGAGGGTGCCATAGGCAGTGCCCAGGAGCAGTGACAGAGCAGCTCTGTGTGGGTTTGCAGAACCAGGCGCCGGCCTCGGGGAGCAGGGCCCGTGGGCGACACTCACAGAACACGGTGATGTTGAAAACTTTCGTCTCCTGCTTGCCGCCACAGGTGAAACTGCACAGGAGCTTCTCATCTTCGGAGATGTTGGCGACCTTGAATAGCTTCCACTGAGCCTGGCTCTTCAGGAGAGTCTTGCTTAGGTGTGTCTCCAGAACAATGTTCTTGGGGTCTGTGCAACTGGCAGTACAATTAATGAACTGAGACTCTCCAGACCCCACCATCAGATGCTCTGGCCCCTCGAATGCCTTCACACCAGACCCTGGAAGGACAGAAAACACAAGATTCTCCCGCTGCCCTGCCCGGCGGGGCTGCCCACCATGCGCAGTCTCATCAACGGGTCCCTTCTGCTCCTCCCTCCGTTCAGACATTTCTGCCTCTGGTCTAGACCAAGGGGGATGCGCCTAGCAGTCTCCCTGCCCCTGACTGCTCTTCCAGCTTGTCCCCTCCCGGTGAGTCTTCCTCATGCACATCTTCTATCCCCATGGAGATTCTATTCGAACTCGCCTCCAGCCCAAACGACCCCTCCTCTGCTAAAGCCTCCCTGAACTGGAGGTGGAGCGTGTCCTCTCAGGCCCCGTGTCCGTGAGTTCGGCTCTTCCtcactccttccctctcttctgcaAATCCCTGTAGAACACCGGCTGCATGGCAGGCATGGTTCTAGGCTCTGGGAGCCCTCAGAGACGGAAGGAATTCAAAGCTCGCCCTTGTGGAGCTCGCACTGCCGCGAAAGACACAGAGTAACCAAGAAGCGAACTAGCCAGGCTGCCAATTGGTTGAAAGTGCCCAAGCAAGGAAACatggagtggggtggggctgCCAGGTTAAATACTGTGCTCAGAACAGGTTTGACGGAAATAATGACAtttgaggaaaggaggaaggaaatgggGGGAGCTTGGCTGCCAGCTGTCTGCAGAGGGCAGAAAACCCCCAGCGCCAAGACCCTGGCGAAGACACCAGGATGGCTGGAGCCCATGAAGAAGGAAGAAGGCCAGGAATCTGAACTGATCTTGGCCAGCTGGGCCAGGGCTGTGCCCTGTGTTCCCGCCACACTCACCTGCCCCCACCTAGCCCTCAGCTGGGGAAAGAGAAAGGTTCtctagggagagacagagagctgCCTTTGAATCCCAAGTTTGCcagctctgtggccttgggcaaaatgctttccttttctgagcctcagtttctccatctgtcaaatggggtaGTAATCCCTTTCCTGCATGGTTGTCAGGAAGGCACCTGACAGGTTTTCCAAAACAGAGTGCTCACACCTGGAGGCATTCTCCTTCACCGTCCCCTGGACCACCCAGAAGGGGCTTCGTTTGCACTTTGATGGTCAGCAGAAGACGATGCCCTCCATTGACCTCTGCTGTCCACTGGGCCACCTCTGAAGACCGGCTGGGACGTGCCCTCACTTTCCCTTGAGCCCCAGCCTCCTTGGTCTCCCATCAGTCTCCACGACCTGCCACATCCACACACCCTGAAGCTATGGGGCCTGTTCAACCCAAAGGGTGAAGGCCAGGTCCCCCATCTGCTGCCCCGGGTCCTGAAGAAACCAGGCTTGCATAGCATCCCACACCCGTGGCGGGCAGCCGCTGTGCTCAAAGCCTCAGTGACTTCGGGACCGGGACCCCCTTCTCCACACGACACCAGGGGCACAGGCGCCCTACCCTCTGGCGGGCACACACCCAGTCTGGACCCCCAGGCTCACCTCGGCAGCAGAGCAGGGTGAGAAAGGCTGCGAGCGTTCCCCAGCCACTGAAAAGTGACATCTCGGGTGGCGTCTGGAGGTTCACAGGGAACAGCTGAGGCCTGCCTGCAGAGAGGTGAAGGGCTCCGGTCAGGCGGGCGGTGGAGGAGGACTTGCAGCTGCAGTCCGGAACCCCCAGCCTTCTGTGACCTGATGACCGTATTTCCTCTCATTATCTGAGTGGTCTTGGGCAGGCCATGTGGAAGGCCAGCTCCCAGGGCCACAGGTCTGCAAGAAGTTGTGCAGAGGAAGCCAAGAGTCAGCTGATAAGCGGGACTTACCTAGTCCTCCTGGCACGGTCCTGTGTGGGGTGGGGCGGGCACCCGGGGCtcgtgtgtgtgatgtgtgcacAAGGGTGCCAAATCTGGGGAGCCCCGACTCCCACAGGACACTTTATTGGTTTTACAAGCGAGGGACTTTCCAAGTTGGAAAGAGGGTTTGGGAGGCGATGGCTGGacatcctcctccttcctctggccccCTCCCCTTTTAGATTTCTGGCGATGCACAGGGTCCCCAGGCactttcttgtctcttttcttaGCTAAATGTGATTTCACGTTACTAAttcaaggaggaaggaaaagtaaATTAGCATTTCATTGATGCCTATTCTCTCATGGACTAAGTTAaagttttaatacattgtctcATCATCACACCAAATCTACCAATGTTGATTGTGGATCTGGGGAAGTTCAGGGCTCAGGTGAATTATAACTTGCCTAAATCACAACGATATTAGGTGATGGAACTGCAGTGAGAATTTAGGAATGAGGAGCGTTTGGTTGGAgaattggtggttgccagggattgaAGGGAGGGAGACACAGACTGAAAGAGCAGAGAGGACTTTAGGACGGAGAAGCTGCTCTGTTTGCTATGACAATGGCGCATACGTGTCAGTACACACTtgcccaaacccacagaatgtacacaCCAAGACTGAACCATAATGTCGGTGGTGGTCTTTGAGTGATAACGACGTGTCAGTGCAGGTTCATCAGTCATAAGGAATGGACCCTCTTCTGGGGGATGTTGGTAACAGGAGAGGCTGTGCATGTGTGGCGACAGGAGGTATGTGGCAAGCCTCCTCTTGCCCTAAGTTTTTCTCTAAGCCTAAAACTGCTCTTCTCAAAAGAAGtctactaaaaaaaaatggagatagtggaggacagaggagctggtgtgttatagtccatggggctggaaaAGTCGGCACGACTTAGAGGGTGATCAGCAACAAGAGAGAATTAGCTTAAACACAGCACCTTGGAAGGCAGCCTCCTGGGTCAGGGTGCTTGTCAGCTATGGACTGTTGTTGACAATGCAGGCTTGTATGACTTCCCTGCGGGTCCAGTCGTTCAGACTCTGCTTCCAAGTgtctgatccctgctctggggaaCTAACATTCCATATGTGCATTCCATATGCGCAtgtcatggccaaaaataaagaaactgcaGGTTTTTAAACTCAGTTTTTAGCAGGTTTAGAGGAAGTAATTTACTCGgtcatttctaaatttttatctcaaattacattttaaaaatatgtatttacttggctgcaccaagtcttagttctggcatgtgggatctagttccctgaccagggatggaaccagaccCCATGCATTGcgagccactggacctccagggaagttttTCGGATTACCctttagaatatttaaaacacaaaaccCAGTTCTACATTGTTTATGAGACACATCTAATGAATAAGCATGTGGAATGGTGGAATGAAAAAAGATATACCAGGCAAAAGCtaaccaaaagaaaaatgggGAAAGGTCTATTCAtatcaaagaaaaaggaattttaagacaaaaaatatttattagggCTACAATGAGTACCTAGATTAAATGGTCAGTTCATACAGAAATTATAATTGTTGTAAACTTGTAAGCATTTAGCTTGAAGGAACAACAAAGAGATAAAACCATCATCATAGCAAGAAATTTTAATACAACATCTCtctattatgaataatgaagcaaatgtgaaaagatgctcaacatcattcatcatGAGGGAAaggcacatcaaaaccacaatgagacatcactgaACCactgtcagaatggttatcatcaaagaCAACACATAAAAACActggcaagggtgtggagaaaagggagccctcgtGTCCTcttggtgggattgtaaattggtgcaaaTGCTGTGGAGAAATGTGTAGAGGTGcctcaaaagttaaaaatagaactgacgTTAGAactgatccagcaatttcacttctgggtattctcctgaaaaaaacaaaa
Coding sequences within it:
- the ICAM2 gene encoding intercellular adhesion molecule 2; the protein is MSLFSGWGTLAAFLTLLCCRGSGVKAFEGPEHLMVGSGESQFINCTASCTDPKNIVLETHLSKTLLKSQAQWKLFKVANISEDEKLLCSFTCGGKQETKVFNITVFYPPKQVLLTLWPTSVAAGTLFTIECRVPAVAPLEGLTVTLLRGTEILYNHTFVGTAPSPQDAVVSHNTTAHREDGHHNFSCEAQMDLRSHGGGLVHRVSEPQRLEVKEPEPNTQMVIIIAVVIVLLLVFVTSVFLCFVFSQKWHRGRTGHYPVHDRWRRLIGSHRAQPP